In Cydia strobilella chromosome 8, ilCydStro3.1, whole genome shotgun sequence, one DNA window encodes the following:
- the LOC134743668 gene encoding uncharacterized protein LOC134743668, whose translation MMEVDSGLKVGGTAQVNTSRHICSDKMNVVGYLITLANLQSFQDSGGPLKDLSIRVSEVQTLANELRNYPEFTLEGFRKTGYCQVGNIGKYLSQNLRNYLFHGNANPKDEGVILTLNYSNRTPAPQASITDKEDGTLSYYVHKTGDLSKDERQNLYRYLDTIKGYNRNKRAVSDMVK comes from the exons ATGATGGAAGTGGACTCGGGCCTCAAAGTCGGAGGGACAGCTCAAGTGAACACATCGCGCCATATTTGTTCAGACAAGATGAATGTCGTCGGATACTTGATTACGCTTGCTAATCTCCAG AGTTTCCAAGACTCTGGTGGGCCATTAAAGGACTTGTCCATACGAGTGAGCGAAGTGCAGACACTTGCAAACGAGCTGAGGAACTACCCCGAGTTCACCCTTGAGGGATTCAGAAAAACCGGCTACTGCCAAGTTGGCAACATCGGCAAGTACTTGTCTCAGAACCTGCGCAACTATCTCTTCCACGGCAACGCTAATCCTAAAGACGAGGGCGTCATTCTAACTCTTAACTATTCCAACCGAACTCCAGCGCCACAAGCCTCCATCACTGACAAAGAAGACGGGACCTTGTCTTACTACGTACATAAAACTGGGGATCTTAGTAAAGACGAAAGGCAGAATCTCTACAGGTACTTGGACACTATCAAAGGATACAACCGCAACAAAAGAGCTGTGTCTGACATGGTGAAATGA
- the LOC134743674 gene encoding odorant receptor 94a-like — MVLLTSLWRTITHTKALEDSSGEIETTFFESLYRITYIAGLSNSDHSFFYKLYSNTVKLIIATFIMGEVLYMITIVSSLDIAIEQMNAILILLMAVFRYKYMRMHEPVYKKLATSMQFSNLDTSTPARKALVEYWTERSETYLKLMVGLGSVTLAIWDVYPLVDDIDYNLNVGLWLGVDFSRPSRYPIAYTLNIVAFHCAGMFIMVNDTIMQTHLIHLVCQYTVLADCFENIIVDCEKDFEGLSRDQLVRDSRFREVYIFRLGLLVEQHKNILMHTMELRKTISLPMLGQMAASAMQICFSGYQVATTLTVSLTKFSMSLLFLGYNSFELFVLCRWCNEIKIQSENISYAMYCSGWECGVATMAGVRARLMLVVTRASKPLVLTAGGITDLSLESYFNLVKTSYSALTVLLRLRHE, encoded by the exons ATGGTTCTCCTAACGTCTCTCTGGCGGACAATAACCCATACTAAAGCCTTGGAGGACTCCAGTGGCGAAATAGAAACTACATTTTTTGAGTCCTTATATCGCATCACTTATATAGCAG GGTTGTCGAACTCGGACCATAGCTTCTTCTACAAGCTCTACAGCAACACCGTGAAGCTAATAATAGCAACGTTCATAATGGGGGAGGTGTTGTACATGATCACCATCGTGTCCTCGCTGGACATCGCCATCGAGCAGATGAATGCCATCCTCATACTGTTGATGGCTGTGTTTCGGTATAAGTACATG CGAATGCACGAGCCCGTCTATAAGAAATTGGCAACATCCATGCAATTCTCAAACTTGGACACGTCGACACCCGCGAGGAAGGCGCTGGTGGAGTACTGGACGGAGAGGAGCGAAACATACTTGAAGCTTATGGTGGGATTGGGCAGTGTGACACTAGCAATATG GGATGTTTACCCTTTGGTGGACGACATAGATTACAATCTAAACGTGGGACTGTGGCTAGGCGTGGACTTCAGCAGGCCCTCGCGGTATCCCATCGCGTACACCTTGAACATCGTCGCCTTCCACTGTGCTGGCATGTTCATAATGGTCAACGATACCATCATGCAGACGCACCTCATACACCTCGTCTGCCAGTACACAGTTCTGGCTGACTGCTTCGAGAATATTATAGTCGATTGCGAGAAGGACTTTGAAG gTTTAAGCAGAGACCAACTTGTTCGTGACAGCCGCTTCAGAGAAGTCTACATTTTCCGTCTGGGCCTCCTGGTTGAacaacacaaaaatattttgat GCACACTATGGAGCTCCGTAAGACCATAAGCCTGCCGATGTTGGGACAGATGGCAGCAAGCGCCATGCAAATTTGTTTCTCGGGTTATCAAGTCGCGACG ACATTGACCGTTAGTCTCACCAAATTCTCCATGAGTCTGCTGTTCCTTGGATACAACTCGTTCGAACTGTTCGTCCTCTGTCGATGGTGCAATGAGATTAAAATTCAG AGCGAGAACATCAGCTACGCGATGTACTGCTCGGGCTGGGAGTGCGGCGTGGCCACCATGGCAGGAGTGCGCGCGCGCCTCATGCTGGTGGTCACGCGGGCCTCCAAGCCGCTCGTGCTCACTGCGGGCGGCATCACAGACCTATCGCTCGAATCCTACTTTAAC tTGGTGAAGACTTCATACAGTGCTCTTACAGTTTTACTTCGCCTGCGTCACGAGTAA